A part of Jiangella alba genomic DNA contains:
- a CDS encoding TetR/AcrR family transcriptional regulator, which produces MTGRGATTAPRGRPRDVDRAARRDALLETAMRLFLAHGYGGTTIEMIAAEARVAKRTVYTTVGDKADLFVAVVRRLGDRVVNTVAPDAGDQVGDLHAFGVRLVRLMLSDEAIGLHRLVTGEAAKFPELAARHYANGPRRYIGVLSGMLAALPPERIAVRSDDHEELAEQLFTLLMGEPHRRRMFGMDPAPSAAAAAEHVTRTLKLVLTS; this is translated from the coding sequence GTGACTGGACGGGGGGCGACCACGGCGCCGCGAGGCCGGCCGCGCGATGTCGATCGCGCGGCCCGGCGCGACGCGCTGCTCGAGACCGCCATGCGGCTGTTCCTCGCACACGGCTACGGCGGCACGACCATCGAGATGATCGCCGCCGAGGCCCGGGTGGCCAAGCGCACCGTCTACACCACCGTCGGCGACAAGGCCGACCTGTTCGTGGCCGTGGTGCGCCGCCTCGGCGACCGCGTCGTCAACACCGTCGCCCCCGACGCCGGCGACCAGGTGGGCGACCTCCACGCGTTCGGCGTGCGGCTGGTCCGGCTGATGCTCTCCGACGAGGCGATCGGACTGCACCGGTTGGTCACCGGCGAGGCGGCGAAGTTCCCGGAGCTGGCCGCACGGCACTACGCGAACGGGCCGCGCCGCTACATCGGGGTGCTGTCCGGGATGCTGGCCGCGCTGCCGCCCGAGCGCATCGCCGTCCGCTCCGACGACCACGAGGAGCTGGCCGAACAGCTGTTCACGCTGCTCATGGGCGAACCACACCGTCGGCGGATGTTCGGCATGGACCCGGCGCCGTCCGCGGCGGCCGCCGCCGAGCACGTCACCCGCACGTTGAAACTCGTGCTGACCTCGTGA
- the pdhA gene encoding pyruvate dehydrogenase (acetyl-transferring) E1 component subunit alpha — protein MATTSRKRPARSAKNPEELLGYYRQMLLVRRFEERTAQAYTEAKIGGYCHLNLGEEATVVGLMSAIEERDYLFTNYRDHGYALIRGMDPGRVMAELYGRQDGVSKGWGGSMHLFDTDVRQLGGYGIVGGQLPLAAGAALAVSYRDGDEVVMCQMGDGTTNIGAFHETLNIATLWDLPIVFVVVNNHLGMGTTVEMASAEPELYKRASSYRMESARVDGNDVIAVRDAAKVAVERARKEQKPYLLETVSGRLRGHSVVDPAAYRSKDEVEAVRAQDPVAGLHDRLVADKIADADQLAEIDADVHRIVKAAVEFADKSPAPEVSSLFDHTYASPVPNDSRRLPADPLFPVGA, from the coding sequence GTGGCGACCACCAGTCGCAAGCGTCCGGCGCGCTCGGCGAAGAACCCCGAGGAGCTGCTCGGCTACTACCGGCAGATGCTCCTGGTGCGTCGGTTCGAGGAGCGCACCGCGCAGGCGTACACCGAGGCCAAGATCGGTGGCTACTGCCACCTCAACCTCGGCGAAGAGGCCACCGTCGTCGGCCTGATGTCGGCGATCGAAGAGCGCGACTACCTCTTCACGAACTACCGCGATCACGGCTACGCGCTGATCCGCGGCATGGACCCCGGCCGCGTCATGGCCGAGCTGTACGGCCGGCAGGACGGCGTCAGCAAGGGCTGGGGCGGCTCCATGCACCTGTTCGACACCGACGTGCGACAGCTCGGCGGCTACGGCATCGTCGGCGGGCAGCTGCCGCTCGCGGCCGGCGCCGCGCTCGCGGTCTCGTACCGCGACGGCGACGAGGTCGTCATGTGTCAGATGGGCGACGGCACCACGAACATCGGCGCGTTCCACGAGACGCTGAACATCGCGACGCTCTGGGACCTCCCGATCGTGTTCGTCGTGGTCAACAACCACCTCGGCATGGGCACGACGGTCGAGATGGCCTCGGCCGAGCCCGAGCTGTACAAGCGCGCGTCGTCGTACCGCATGGAGTCCGCGCGGGTCGACGGCAACGACGTCATCGCCGTCCGCGACGCCGCGAAGGTCGCCGTCGAGCGGGCCCGCAAGGAGCAGAAGCCCTACCTGCTCGAGACCGTGAGCGGGCGGCTGCGCGGCCACTCCGTCGTCGACCCCGCCGCGTACCGCAGCAAGGACGAGGTCGAGGCGGTCCGCGCCCAGGACCCCGTCGCCGGCCTGCACGACCGCCTCGTCGCCGACAAGATCGCCGACGCCGACCAGCTGGCCGAGATCGACGCCGACGTCCACCGCATCGTCAAGGCCGCCGTCGAGTTCGCCGACAAGAGCCCGGCGCCCGAGGTGTCGTCGCTGTTCGACCACACCTACGCCAGCCCGGTGCCGAACGACTCGCGCCGCCTCCCCGCTGACCCGCTGTTCCCGGTAGGAGCCTGA
- a CDS encoding alpha-ketoacid dehydrogenase subunit beta has protein sequence MAVMSYRQALHDTLRAEMLRDPDVFLMGEEIGRFEGSYKITAGLLDEFGPKRVRDTPIAEEGFTGAAVGAAMLGLRPVVEIMTINFSLLALDQIVNHAAKIYGMFGGQRSVPMVIRTPGGGGQQLAATHSQNVELFYAFTPGLKVVAPSSPADAKALLLASIRDNDPVLFLENLALYNTKGEVPDGDEPAEIGRAAVTREGTDITLVAYSRMAHVALQVAEKLAAEEGISAEVVDLRSLRPLDRPTIIESVKKTSCAVVLEDDWLTYGIGAEIAASISDGAFDYLDAPVRRVAMAEVPLPYAKSLELAALPSANDVVTVVHQTLDAVGRRSVGAH, from the coding sequence ATGGCCGTCATGAGTTACCGCCAGGCGCTGCACGACACCCTGCGCGCCGAGATGCTCCGCGACCCCGACGTCTTCCTGATGGGCGAGGAGATCGGCCGGTTCGAGGGGTCGTACAAGATCACCGCCGGCCTGCTCGACGAGTTCGGGCCGAAGCGGGTCCGCGACACCCCCATCGCCGAAGAGGGCTTCACCGGCGCCGCCGTCGGCGCGGCCATGCTCGGCCTGCGCCCGGTCGTCGAGATCATGACCATCAACTTCTCGCTGCTCGCGCTCGACCAGATCGTCAACCACGCGGCGAAGATCTACGGCATGTTCGGCGGCCAGCGGTCGGTGCCCATGGTCATCCGCACGCCCGGTGGCGGCGGCCAGCAGCTCGCGGCCACGCACTCGCAGAACGTCGAGCTGTTCTACGCGTTCACGCCCGGCCTCAAGGTCGTGGCGCCGTCGTCGCCGGCCGACGCGAAGGCGCTGCTGCTCGCGTCCATCCGCGACAACGACCCCGTGCTGTTCCTCGAGAACCTCGCGCTCTACAACACCAAGGGCGAGGTGCCGGACGGTGACGAGCCGGCCGAGATCGGGCGGGCCGCCGTCACCCGCGAGGGCACCGACATCACGCTGGTCGCGTACTCCCGCATGGCGCACGTCGCGCTGCAGGTCGCGGAGAAGCTGGCGGCCGAGGAGGGCATCTCCGCCGAGGTCGTCGACCTCCGCAGCCTCCGCCCGCTGGACCGGCCGACGATCATCGAGTCGGTCAAGAAGACGTCCTGCGCCGTGGTGCTCGAGGACGACTGGCTGACGTACGGCATCGGCGCCGAGATCGCCGCGTCGATCTCCGACGGCGCCTTCGACTATCTGGACGCCCCGGTGCGGCGCGTGGCCATGGCCGAGGTGCCGCTGCCGTACGCGAAGTCGTTGGAACTGGCGGCGCTGCCGTCGGCGAACGACGTCGTCACCGTCGTCCACCAGACCCTCGACGCCGTCGGCCGCCGGTCCGTCGGCGCGCACTGA
- a CDS encoding dihydrolipoamide acetyltransferase family protein encodes MTDILMPRLSDTMEEGVVSAWRKQVGEEVHAGDILVEIETDKAVMEHEAYEDGVLGEILVKEGDTAPIGAPIARLVGAGEPVGGSAPAAAPAPAPAAEPEPVQAESAPAPAAEPAPATPAPAVTTRADGERILSSPLARRDARDLGVDLATVAGSGPGGRIIRADVAKAAAAAPAAPSAPASTPAAPAAAAVTPAVEETDELIPLTSIRKTIARRLTESMQSSPHFYVTKTVDAGPLSDLRAQLNERLVAAEKKKVSVNDIIVRAVAVVLRDHPVVNSSYTPEAIVQHGRIHVGIAVATETGLVVPVIRDADTKSLTSISAETRALAGKARDRKLGLDEMTGGTFTVSNLGMYGIDHFTAVINPPEAAILAVGAVRSEPGVKDGELAVVRKMTMTLSSDHRVIDGAKAAEFVRDLAAVLEDPWLAIA; translated from the coding sequence ATGACTGACATCCTGATGCCCCGCCTCTCCGACACCATGGAGGAGGGCGTCGTCAGCGCCTGGCGCAAGCAGGTCGGCGAAGAGGTGCACGCCGGCGACATCCTGGTCGAGATCGAGACCGACAAGGCCGTCATGGAGCACGAGGCCTACGAGGACGGCGTACTCGGCGAGATCCTGGTCAAGGAGGGCGACACCGCGCCCATCGGCGCGCCGATCGCCCGGCTGGTCGGCGCCGGCGAGCCGGTCGGCGGGTCCGCACCGGCCGCGGCGCCGGCGCCCGCTCCGGCTGCCGAGCCCGAGCCGGTGCAGGCCGAGTCCGCTCCCGCCCCGGCGGCCGAGCCGGCCCCGGCGACGCCCGCTCCGGCGGTCACGACGCGCGCCGACGGCGAACGCATCCTGTCCTCGCCGCTGGCCCGGCGCGACGCCCGCGACCTCGGCGTCGACCTCGCGACGGTCGCGGGCTCCGGCCCCGGCGGGCGCATCATCCGGGCCGACGTCGCCAAGGCGGCGGCCGCGGCCCCGGCTGCTCCGTCGGCCCCGGCCAGCACCCCCGCGGCGCCCGCCGCTGCCGCCGTCACGCCGGCCGTCGAGGAGACCGACGAGCTGATCCCGCTGACGTCGATCCGCAAGACCATCGCGCGCCGGCTCACCGAGAGCATGCAGTCGTCGCCGCACTTCTACGTCACCAAGACGGTCGACGCCGGCCCGCTGTCGGACCTGCGGGCGCAGCTGAACGAGCGGCTGGTCGCGGCGGAGAAGAAGAAGGTCAGCGTCAACGACATCATCGTGCGGGCCGTCGCGGTCGTGCTGCGCGACCACCCTGTGGTGAACTCGTCGTACACGCCCGAGGCGATCGTCCAGCACGGGCGCATCCACGTGGGCATCGCGGTCGCCACCGAGACCGGGCTGGTCGTGCCGGTCATCCGCGACGCCGACACGAAGAGCCTCACCAGCATCTCCGCCGAGACCCGCGCGCTGGCCGGCAAGGCCCGCGACCGCAAGCTCGGCCTCGACGAGATGACCGGCGGCACGTTCACCGTCAGCAACCTCGGCATGTACGGCATCGACCACTTCACCGCCGTGATCAACCCGCCCGAGGCGGCCATCCTGGCGGTCGGCGCGGTGCGGTCCGAGCCGGGCGTGAAGGACGGCGAGCTGGCGGTCGTGCGGAAGATGACGATGACGCTGTCGTCGGACCACCGGGTCATCGACGGCGCGAAGGCCGCTGAGTTCGTCCGCGACCTCGCCGCCGTGCTCGAGGACCCCTGGCTGGCGATCGCCTAG
- a CDS encoding helix-turn-helix domain-containing protein: MDGDGRRVGELLREWRQRRRTSQLDLALQADVSARYVSLVETGKSNPSADMVLRLASALDVPLRHRNRLLFAAGFAPRYRERPLDAQDMAAAREALVTVLRAHEPYPALVVDRRWNVVMTNAAVAPFLGGVHPELLRPPNLVRLALDPRGFAARIANPADVRAVFRARLARQLAEDGDPEIAALYDTYLAEPVDEPAGPDVTIAMTVRYRGRDVRLFSTVTTFGTPQDITLQELAVEAYYPADAESARLLRS, from the coding sequence ATGGACGGTGACGGTCGCCGCGTCGGCGAACTGCTGCGCGAGTGGAGGCAGCGGCGGCGGACGAGCCAGCTCGATCTCGCCCTCCAGGCCGACGTCTCGGCGCGGTACGTGAGCCTCGTCGAGACCGGTAAGTCCAATCCGTCGGCCGACATGGTGCTCAGGCTCGCGTCGGCGCTGGACGTACCGCTGCGGCACCGCAACCGCCTGCTCTTCGCGGCCGGCTTCGCGCCCCGGTACCGGGAGCGCCCGCTCGACGCGCAGGACATGGCCGCGGCGCGGGAGGCGCTGGTCACCGTGCTGCGGGCGCACGAGCCGTACCCCGCGCTCGTCGTCGACCGCCGCTGGAACGTCGTCATGACCAACGCCGCGGTCGCGCCGTTCCTCGGGGGCGTGCACCCGGAGCTGCTCCGTCCGCCCAACCTGGTCCGGCTGGCGCTGGACCCCCGCGGGTTCGCGGCGCGCATCGCCAACCCCGCCGACGTCCGCGCCGTGTTCCGCGCCCGCCTGGCACGGCAGCTGGCCGAGGACGGCGACCCGGAGATCGCCGCCCTCTACGACACCTACCTCGCCGAGCCCGTCGACGAGCCGGCCGGGCCGGACGTCACCATCGCGATGACCGTCCGGTACCGCGGCCGCGACGTCCGGCTGTTCTCGACGGTGACGACGTTCGGCACGCCGCAGGACATCACCCTGCAGGAGCTCGCCGTCGAGGCGTACTACCCGGCGGACGCCGAGAGCGCCCGCCTCCTGCGTTCCTAG
- a CDS encoding SRPBCC family protein: MSNDRMKVMVWQADGRGSIVTVAHGPRGPEVTEEPASDPHVPGTAGIAVLDDAAGRLGSVTAPLGALFYAGPSTDVLFTEHVSRGRVDDRAPTQAAGRIVVDAQPLRVWRLLADVEQWPRIRADVGDVDGDGPATPGGRFGWSSGANRFHSRFGAVEPGRLLTWVTSAPGTRVAHVYRLEPEPGGRTRVSCQESLAGPLVAAVITSAVLQAGVDSWLAGLKALAEAA; the protein is encoded by the coding sequence ATGAGCAACGATCGGATGAAGGTCATGGTGTGGCAGGCGGACGGCCGCGGGTCGATCGTGACGGTCGCGCACGGGCCCCGGGGCCCGGAGGTCACCGAGGAACCGGCCTCGGACCCGCACGTGCCCGGGACGGCCGGGATCGCGGTGCTCGACGACGCCGCCGGCCGGTTGGGCTCGGTGACGGCGCCGCTGGGTGCGCTGTTCTACGCCGGGCCGAGCACGGACGTCCTGTTCACCGAGCACGTCAGCCGGGGCCGGGTCGACGACCGCGCGCCCACGCAGGCCGCGGGCCGGATCGTCGTCGACGCGCAGCCGCTGCGGGTCTGGCGTCTCCTCGCCGACGTCGAGCAGTGGCCGCGCATTCGCGCCGACGTCGGGGACGTCGACGGGGACGGGCCGGCCACGCCTGGCGGGCGGTTCGGCTGGAGCAGCGGGGCGAACCGGTTCCACTCCCGGTTCGGGGCCGTCGAGCCCGGCCGGCTGCTGACGTGGGTGACGAGCGCGCCCGGCACCCGCGTGGCACACGTCTACCGCCTGGAGCCCGAGCCGGGCGGGCGGACGCGGGTGAGCTGCCAGGAGTCGCTGGCCGGCCCGCTCGTCGCGGCCGTGATCACCAGTGCGGTGCTGCAGGCCGGGGTCGACAGCTGGCTCGCCGGGCTCAAGGCGCTCGCCGAGGCGGCCTGA
- a CDS encoding bifunctional helix-turn-helix transcriptional regulator/GNAT family N-acetyltransferase → MPEVQRDQVAAVRQFNRFYTRVMGFLDQELLRSGFSLTEARIVFELGRRDVTEVGALRETLDVDAAQLSRTLARFESAGLIERTRSAADGRKLLAALTDAGRAARADLQSRSDRQAEQLLGALPDPERRRLVADLDSVRRLLGESERPHTVVVRGLRPGDLGWVVQRNAVAYAREYGWDRSYEALVARIVADYGEHLDPARESAWVAELDGRPVGAVFCVRKDDTTAQLRLLLVEPEARGAGIGTRLVAECLEFARAAGYTSMMLWTNDVLVAARRIYQKSGFELAEENRHHSFGHDLVGQIWRREL, encoded by the coding sequence ATGCCCGAGGTGCAACGCGACCAGGTGGCCGCGGTCCGTCAGTTCAACCGCTTCTACACGCGCGTCATGGGATTCCTCGACCAAGAACTGCTGCGGTCGGGGTTCTCGCTCACCGAGGCGCGCATCGTCTTCGAGCTCGGCCGCCGCGACGTCACCGAGGTCGGCGCGCTGCGCGAGACGCTCGACGTCGACGCCGCCCAGCTCAGCCGCACGCTGGCCCGGTTCGAGTCGGCCGGCCTGATCGAGCGCACCCGGTCCGCCGCCGACGGCCGCAAGCTGCTGGCCGCGCTCACCGACGCCGGTCGCGCGGCGCGCGCCGACCTCCAGAGCCGGTCCGACCGGCAGGCCGAGCAGCTGCTCGGCGCGCTGCCCGACCCTGAGCGCCGCCGGCTGGTCGCCGACCTCGACTCCGTCCGCCGGCTGCTGGGCGAGTCCGAGCGGCCGCACACCGTCGTCGTCCGCGGGCTGCGTCCGGGCGACCTCGGCTGGGTCGTGCAGCGCAACGCCGTCGCCTACGCACGCGAGTACGGCTGGGACCGCAGCTACGAGGCGCTCGTGGCGCGCATCGTCGCCGACTACGGCGAGCACCTCGACCCCGCCCGCGAGAGCGCCTGGGTGGCCGAGCTGGACGGCCGTCCCGTCGGCGCCGTGTTCTGCGTGCGCAAGGACGACACCACCGCCCAGTTGCGGCTGCTGCTGGTCGAGCCGGAGGCCCGCGGCGCCGGCATCGGCACCCGGCTGGTCGCCGAGTGCCTCGAGTTCGCCCGGGCGGCCGGCTATACGTCGATGATGCTGTGGACCAACGACGTGCTCGTGGCCGCCCGGCGCATCTACCAGAAGTCCGGTTTCGAGCTGGCCGAGGAGAACCGGCACCACAGCTTCGGCCACGATCTGGTCGGCCAGATCTGGCGGCGCGAGCTCTGA
- a CDS encoding bifunctional 5,10-methylenetetrahydrofolate dehydrogenase/5,10-methenyltetrahydrofolate cyclohydrolase, producing the protein MTARRLAGGDLAARIRAEVAERATARRDAGRPARLVIVTATDDEASAWYVRSIASAAGKVGLDCDVDDLGTAATAAGLSARLAALSADPAVDGVMLQTPLPPGVALADVSGAIDPAKDVDGANPLSLGRLATGLPAYAPATAAAVVALLDEYDVGLAGARAVVVGRSAVVGKPLAHLLLDRDATVTVCHSRTRDLAAVTSSADVLVAAVGRTHLVTPEHVRAGVVVVDVGTNPTPDGGLAGDVDPAVAEVAAALTPVPGGVGPVTTALLLKNVVD; encoded by the coding sequence GTGACAGCGCGCCGGCTGGCCGGCGGCGACCTCGCGGCCCGCATCCGCGCGGAGGTCGCCGAACGGGCTACCGCCCGGCGCGACGCCGGCCGACCGGCCCGGCTGGTCATCGTCACGGCGACGGACGACGAGGCCAGCGCCTGGTACGTCCGCTCCATCGCGTCGGCGGCCGGCAAGGTCGGCCTCGACTGCGACGTCGACGACCTCGGCACCGCGGCGACCGCGGCCGGCCTCTCGGCCCGGCTCGCCGCCCTCAGTGCGGACCCGGCCGTCGACGGCGTCATGCTGCAGACGCCGCTGCCGCCCGGCGTCGCGCTCGCGGACGTGTCCGGCGCCATCGACCCGGCCAAGGACGTCGACGGCGCCAACCCGCTCTCGCTCGGCCGGCTGGCCACCGGGCTGCCCGCCTACGCACCGGCCACCGCGGCCGCCGTCGTCGCGCTGCTGGACGAGTACGACGTCGGCCTGGCCGGCGCCCGGGCGGTCGTCGTCGGCCGGTCGGCGGTGGTCGGGAAGCCGCTGGCGCACCTGCTGCTGGACCGCGACGCGACGGTGACGGTGTGCCACTCGCGCACCCGCGACCTCGCCGCCGTGACGTCGTCGGCGGACGTGCTGGTGGCCGCCGTCGGCCGCACGCACCTCGTCACGCCCGAGCACGTCCGGGCCGGCGTCGTCGTCGTCGACGTCGGCACGAACCCGACGCCGGACGGCGGTCTCGCCGGCGACGTCGACCCGGCGGTCGCCGAGGTGGCGGCCGCGCTCACCCCGGTCCCCGGCGGCGTCGGCCCGGTGACGACCGCGCTCCTGCTGAAGAATGTTGTTGACTGA
- a CDS encoding cyclodeaminase/cyclohydrolase family protein, protein MRDETIGAFLDSLAARVPAPGGGAVAALHAAQSAALLAMVARYSTGPKYEQHADVVERVLVKADALRTDALELAEDDAEAFFAVTETYQLPQETDEQKTARSEAIATALAAAAEPPAAVIIAATHLVAMAEELLPVGNPNVVTDVAAAAEAARAAATTARLNVEINLAGVADQAVRDRLTATAGEVDDLAARADQVTAAVRRQVGA, encoded by the coding sequence GTGCGCGACGAGACCATCGGCGCCTTCCTGGACAGCCTGGCCGCCCGGGTGCCGGCCCCCGGCGGCGGCGCCGTCGCGGCCCTGCACGCGGCCCAGTCGGCGGCGCTGCTCGCCATGGTGGCCCGCTACAGCACCGGCCCGAAGTACGAGCAGCACGCCGACGTCGTCGAGCGGGTACTGGTGAAGGCCGACGCGCTGCGCACCGACGCACTGGAGCTGGCCGAGGACGACGCCGAGGCGTTCTTCGCGGTCACCGAGACGTACCAGCTGCCGCAGGAGACCGACGAGCAGAAGACGGCCCGGTCCGAGGCCATCGCGACGGCGCTGGCCGCGGCCGCGGAGCCGCCGGCCGCCGTCATCATCGCGGCGACGCACCTGGTCGCGATGGCCGAAGAGCTGCTGCCGGTCGGCAACCCGAACGTCGTCACCGACGTCGCGGCCGCCGCCGAGGCCGCCCGGGCCGCCGCCACGACGGCCCGGCTGAACGTCGAGATCAACCTCGCGGGCGTCGCCGACCAGGCGGTCCGCGACCGCCTGACGGCCACCGCCGGCGAGGTCGACGACCTCGCGGCCCGGGCCGACCAGGTCACCGCCGCCGTGCGCCGGCAGGTCGGGGCGTGA
- a CDS encoding serine hydrolase domain-containing protein, producing the protein MTRAIDQLLTHAVTTSVLPGAVWAVGDADGIRSQGAHGLLDPAAPDGPMRLDTLFDLASLTKIVAVWSCVGTLWEDGTLNLDRPLADYLPGLAGYDLGGVSAQHLLTHTAGVPSRANLEALYGTDRDAVERGILREPLVHRPGEVVEYTDRAALILGILAERLTGLRLDELSRACAWDALHMDATRFGPVAAADVQRCAPTEFDADTGRHLLGTPHDFSARLLGVCGSAGVFSVAADLGAFLRYLLAPDQAPRRPGFGPAWIKESLKVQTGQLAPARGLFWHPAPTPPGVGGRDVWAHFGFTGTAMWVSVRRRRWAVLLTNKLFYTRDSGPILGLRKAFCRYAFDL; encoded by the coding sequence ATGACGAGAGCCATCGACCAGTTGCTGACTCACGCCGTGACCACCTCCGTCCTGCCCGGCGCGGTCTGGGCCGTGGGCGATGCCGACGGCATCCGCTCGCAGGGCGCCCACGGGCTGCTCGACCCGGCGGCGCCGGACGGCCCGATGCGGCTCGACACCCTGTTCGACCTCGCCAGCCTCACCAAGATCGTCGCCGTGTGGTCGTGCGTCGGCACGCTCTGGGAGGACGGCACGCTCAACCTCGACCGCCCGCTCGCCGACTACCTCCCCGGCCTCGCCGGGTACGACCTCGGTGGCGTCAGCGCCCAGCACCTGCTCACCCACACCGCCGGCGTCCCGTCCAGAGCCAACCTCGAGGCGCTCTACGGCACCGACCGCGACGCCGTCGAGCGCGGCATCCTGCGCGAACCGCTGGTCCACCGCCCCGGCGAGGTGGTCGAGTACACCGACCGCGCCGCGCTGATCCTCGGCATCCTCGCCGAGCGGCTCACCGGGCTGCGGCTGGACGAGCTGAGCCGGGCCTGCGCCTGGGACGCGTTGCACATGGACGCGACCCGGTTCGGGCCGGTCGCCGCCGCCGACGTCCAGCGGTGCGCGCCGACCGAGTTCGACGCCGACACCGGGCGGCATCTGCTGGGCACACCGCACGACTTCTCAGCCCGGCTGCTCGGCGTCTGCGGCAGCGCCGGCGTCTTCTCCGTCGCCGCCGACCTCGGGGCGTTCCTGCGCTACCTGCTGGCGCCCGACCAGGCGCCGCGCCGGCCCGGCTTCGGGCCGGCGTGGATCAAGGAGTCGCTGAAGGTGCAGACCGGCCAGCTGGCACCGGCCCGCGGCCTGTTCTGGCACCCCGCGCCGACGCCACCGGGCGTGGGCGGGCGCGACGTGTGGGCGCACTTCGGCTTCACCGGCACCGCCATGTGGGTCTCCGTCCGCCGCCGTCGCTGGGCGGTGCTGCTGACGAACAAGCTCTTCTACACGCGCGACAGCGGGCCGATCCTCGGCCTGCGCAAGGCGTTCTGCCGGTACGCGTTCGACCTCTGA
- a CDS encoding helix-turn-helix domain-containing protein: MADDYRGQIGRLIRDSRQHRGWTQSQLADALGTSQSAIHRIEHGQQNLSLEMIARIGESLDKQIVSLAPQSPVHLRVSGGQQLSGSIEVRSSKNASVALLCASLLNKGKTTLRGIARIEEVNRIIEVLESIGIGTRWLGEGRDLEITPPERLDLDSMDVEAARRTRSVIMFLGPLLHREVRFKLPYAGGCNLGTRTVDPHMSALRPFGLELKATGGYYHAEVDRSVSPGRPIVLIERGDTVTENALMAAARNDGVTVIRNASSNYMVQDLCFFLTRLGVRIEGIGTTTLTVHGIPDIDVDVDYAPSEDPIEAMSLLAAAIVTGSEITVRRAPIEFLEIELALLEEMGLDYDRSGEYVAANGETRLVDLTVRPSQLRAPHDKIHPMPFPGLNIDNLPFFALIAATANGQTMIHDWVYENRAIYLTELTKLGGNVTLLDPHRVLVEGPTRWSGTEIICPPALRPAVVVLLAMMAAKGTSVLRNVYVINRGYEDLAARLSVLGARIEAFRDI, translated from the coding sequence GTGGCAGACGACTACCGCGGCCAGATCGGCCGCTTGATCCGTGATTCGCGGCAGCACCGCGGCTGGACCCAGAGCCAGCTCGCCGACGCGCTCGGCACCAGCCAGAGTGCGATCCACCGGATCGAGCACGGGCAGCAGAACCTGAGCCTGGAGATGATCGCCCGTATCGGTGAGTCGCTGGACAAGCAGATCGTCTCGCTGGCGCCGCAGAGCCCGGTGCACCTGCGGGTCAGCGGCGGCCAGCAGCTGAGCGGCAGCATCGAGGTGCGGTCCAGCAAGAACGCCAGCGTCGCGCTGCTGTGCGCCAGCCTGCTGAACAAGGGGAAGACCACCCTGCGCGGCATCGCGCGCATCGAGGAGGTCAACCGCATCATCGAGGTGCTCGAGAGCATCGGTATCGGCACCCGCTGGCTGGGCGAGGGCCGCGACCTCGAGATCACGCCGCCGGAGCGGCTGGACCTCGACAGCATGGACGTCGAGGCGGCCCGGCGCACCCGCAGCGTCATCATGTTCCTCGGCCCACTGCTGCACCGCGAGGTCCGCTTCAAGCTGCCCTACGCCGGCGGCTGCAACCTCGGCACGCGCACCGTCGACCCGCACATGTCGGCACTGCGCCCGTTCGGCCTCGAGCTGAAGGCGACCGGCGGCTACTACCACGCCGAGGTGGACCGCTCGGTGTCGCCGGGCCGGCCGATCGTGCTGATCGAGCGCGGCGACACGGTCACCGAGAACGCACTGATGGCGGCCGCCCGCAACGACGGCGTCACCGTCATCCGCAACGCCAGCTCGAACTACATGGTCCAGGACCTGTGCTTCTTCCTGACGCGGCTGGGCGTGCGCATCGAGGGCATCGGCACCACGACGCTGACGGTGCACGGCATCCCCGACATCGACGTCGACGTCGACTACGCGCCGTCCGAGGACCCGATCGAGGCGATGAGCCTGCTGGCCGCCGCGATCGTGACGGGGTCGGAGATCACGGTCCGCCGGGCGCCGATCGAGTTCCTCGAGATCGAGCTGGCGCTGCTGGAGGAGATGGGCCTCGACTACGACCGCAGCGGCGAGTACGTCGCGGCGAACGGCGAGACCCGGCTGGTCGACCTGACGGTGCGCCCGTCGCAGCTGCGCGCGCCGCACGACAAGATCCACCCGATGCCGTTCCCCGGCCTGAACATCGACAACCTGCCGTTCTTCGCGCTGATCGCGGCCACGGCGAACGGCCAGACGATGATCCACGACTGGGTGTACGAGAACCGCGCGATCTACCTGACCGAGCTGACGAAGCTCGGCGGCAACGTCACGCTGCTCGACCCGCACCGCGTGCTGGTGGAGGGCCCGACCCGGTGGTCGGGGACGGAGATCATCTGCCCGCCGGCGCTGCGCCCGGCCGTCGTCGTGCTGCTGGCGATGATGGCCGCGAAGGGCACGTCGGTGCTGCGCAACGTGTACGTCATCAACCGCGGCTACGAGGACCTCGCCGCCCGGCTGTCCGTGCTCGGCGCCCGCATCGAGGCGTTCCGCGACATCTAG